The following proteins are co-located in the Plasmodium relictum strain SGS1 genome assembly, contig: PRELSG_00_v1_49, whole genome shotgun sequence genome:
- the ETRAMP gene encoding early transcribed membrane protein → MKISNIFIVLVLLSITNLLKTCLSVEKNLLEKFRALEKSSDKMNKKKKNKIIAACLGVGLVAIAVATGVGLIIYKKNSKKRNSRTDVPLNRKKYGEEGNKHSSKESFKKMVFNLATKQFSDMSYDEKLNMIKDKNYFREMIKELAEKENISISKYEVDNIINHINSGLKDKFDLFLNNNRNKDVMLSIENEALNELEHFFNNLSEEKKIFTSFPYKFVSDTIKSAATSKGIILSKEELEPLIDNVNFKLFFLN, encoded by the coding sequence atgaaaatttcaaatatatttattgttCTTGTTCTTTTGTCAATTAcgaatttattaaaaacatgTTTATctgtagaaaaaaatttactggAAAAGTTCAGAGCTTTAGAGAAATCTAGcgataaaatgaataaaaaaaaaaaaaataaaataattgcCGCATGTTTAGGTGTAGGTTTAGTAGCAATTGCAGTAGCCACGGGAGTAGGACTTATcatttataagaaaaattcaaaaaaaagaaattcacGTACCGATGTTCCtctaaatagaaaaaaatacgGAGAAGAAGGAAATAAACATTCTAGTAAGGAAAGTTTTAAGAAAATGGTATTTAATTTAGCTACGAAACAGTTTAGTGATATGAGTtatgatgaaaaattaaatatgattaaagataaaaattattttagagAAATGATTAAAGAACTAgcagaaaaagaaaatatttcaattaGCAAATATGAAGTGGACAACATAATTAATCATATCAATTCAGGTCTCAAGGATAAATTTgatttgtttttaaataataatcgTAATAAAGACGTAATGCTCAGTATTGAAAATGAAGCGCTCAATGAATTggaacatttttttaataatttaagtgaagaaaaaaaaattttcactTCGTTTCCTTATAAGTTTGTGAGTGACACTATTAAAAGTGCTGCAACAAGTAAAGGGATAATACTTTCAAAAGAAGAATTAGAACCTTTGATTGACAATGtgaattttaaattattttttttaaattaa